In Amaranthus tricolor cultivar Red isolate AtriRed21 chromosome 3, ASM2621246v1, whole genome shotgun sequence, a single window of DNA contains:
- the LOC130809002 gene encoding nicotinamide adenine dinucleotide transporter 1, chloroplastic-like: MTGGGPLPGRRKPKILICDAVAGASAGAIAATFVCPLDVIKTRLQVHGLPVTSTSTFKGNVIITSFQDIIKKEGIRGMYRGLSPTILALLPTWAVYFPVYEHLKGLLKKDEHGADQLTIGKNMIAAAGAGAATAVTTNPLWVVKTRLQTQGMRTDVIPYTSILSALRRITCEEGISGLYSGLLPSLAGISHVAIQFPAYERIKLYLARRENTTVDKLSPGSLTIASSMSKIVASILTYPHEVVRSRLQEQGQARNNKVRYSGVVDCVRKVFQVEGLSGFYRGCATNLLRTVPNSVITFTSYEMILRFLKRVATPAMNTPFTPSSIDGHKHSKPNCNTQSKEEDGLGCEHIEDQPSRAPSIPVNKDQLTAR, encoded by the exons ATGACTGGCGGTGGACCGTTGCCCGGCCGCCGCAAACCCAAAATCCTCATCTGTGATGCTGTTGCTGGTGCTTCTGCAG GTGCAATTGCTGCTACATTTGTGTGTCCATTAGATGTAATTAAGACAAGGTTACAAGTTCATGGCCTTCCTGTTACTTCTACTTCTACTTTTAAAG GTAATGTAATCATTACAAGTTTTCAAGACATTATTAAAAAGGAGGGGATTCGTGGGATGTATCGTGGACTCTCTCCAACAATTTTGGCTTTACTTCCAACTTGGGCG GTATACTTCCCGGTTTATGAACATCTCAAAGGTTTACTGAAAAAGGATG AGCATGGTGCCGATCAACTTACAATTGGTAAAAATATGATTGCTGCTGCTGGTGCTGGGGCTGCTACAGCTGTCACAACTAATCCCTTGTGGGTTGTGAAGACACGACTCCAA ACACAGGGAATGAGAACAGATGTAATTCCATATACAAGTATACTTTCCGCCTTGAGAAGGATAACATGTGAAGAAGGAATTTCGGGTTTGTACAG TGGGCTTTTGCCTTCGTTGGCAGGAATAAGTCATGTTGCCATCCAGTTCCCTGCATATGAAAGAATAAAGCTCTATTTGGCGAGAAGGG AAAATACAACAGTCGACAAGCTAAGTCCCGGAAGTCTAACAATAGCTTCTTCAATGTCTAAAATTGTAGCATCAATATTGACTTATCCCCATGAG GTTGTGCGTTCTCGGCTTCAAGAGCAAGGACAAGCTCGTAATAACAAAGTTCGTTACTCGGGGGTTGTTGATTGTGTAAGGAAGGTTTTTCAAGTGGAAGGCCTTTCTGGATTTTATCGTGGATGTGCAACTAATCTATTGAGAACAGTCCCAAATTCTGTCATAACATTTACTAGTTATGAAATGATACTAAGGTTTTTGAAGCGGGTAGCAACTCCTGCAATGAATACACCATTTACCCCGTCTAGTATCGATGGTCATAAGCATAGCAAGCCCAACTGTAATACGCAGAGTAAAGAAGAAGATGGCTTGGGTTGTGAACACATAGAAGACCAGCCTAGTCGAGCACCCTCAATCCCCGTGAATAAAGACCAATTGACCGCTAGATAA
- the LOC130807841 gene encoding probable protein phosphatase 2C 15 isoform X1 produces MALREARRHQWQEQGLIPLAALISKEMKNEKMEKPKISYGYAAQSKKGEDYYLVKTDCQRVPGNSSSTFSVFAIFDGHNGNAAAIYTRENLLNHVLAAIPRGISRDEWLHALPRALVAGFVKTDKEFQRRGETSGTTATFVIVDRWTVTVACVGDSRCVLDVQGGAVSDLTVDHRLEDNLEERQRVTASGGAVGRLSIVGGVEIGPLRCWPGGLCLSRSIGDLDVGEFIVPIPYVKQVKLSNVGGRLIIASDGIWDALSSEKTAKSCFGLPAELAARQVVKEALRSRGLRDDTTCLVVDIIPPENPVQLLPPPKKQSMFKALLFWKKLRDSSNKSSKKLAPISIVEELFEEGSAMLAERLGGDDTPAQSTSGLFNCAICQVDLAASEGISVHAGSIFSTSSNPWQGPFLCADCRNKKDAMEGKRPSGFKFP; encoded by the exons ATGGCGTTAAGAGAAGCAAGAAGGCATCAATGGCAAGAACAAGGGCTTATACCACTTGCAGCTTTAATTAGTAAGGAAATGAAGAATGAGAAGATGGAGAAACCAAAAATTAGTTATGGTTATGCAGCACAATCTAAGAAAGGAGAGGATTATTACTTGGTTAAGACTGATTGTCAAAGAGTACCGGGCAATTCCTCTTCCACCTTTTCAGTATTTGCT ATTTTTGATGGGCATAATGGAAATGCTGCTGCCATATATACAAGAGAAAACTTACTAAATCATGTCTTAGCTGCAATCCCTCGCGGGATTAGTCGTGATGAATGGCTTCATGCCCTACCTCGAGCGCTAGTTGCGGGATTTGTTAAAACCGACAAGGAATTCCAGCGCAGAG GAGAAACATCTGGGACAACAGCGACATTCGTAATTGTGGACAGATGGACAGTTACTGTTGCATGTGTTGGTGATTCTCGTTGTGTATTAGATGTCCAGGGAGGTGCTGTTTCAGACTTAACTGTTGATCATAGGCTGGAAGATAATCTAGAAGA GAGACAGCGTGTGACCGCTAGTGGAGGTGCAGTTGGGAGGCTTAGTATTGTTGGAGGTGTAGAG ATAGGGCCACTTCGTTGCTGGCCGGGGGGCTTGTGCCTTTCTAGGTCAATTGGAGATCTGGATGTGGGAGAATTCATTGTACCAATTCCTTATGTGAAACAAGTGAAG CTATCAAATGTTGGTGGGAGACTCATCATTGCTTCCGATGGCATTTGGGATGCGCTATCATCGGAAAAGACCGCAAAATCATGCTTTGGTTTGCCCGCTGAACTTGCTGCTAGACAAGTTGTAAAG GAAGCATTACGTTCAAGGGGGCTCAGGGATGACACAACTTGCCTAGTTGTTGACATAATCCCGCCTGAAAATCCTGTGCAACTATTGCCTCCACCTAAAAAGCAAAGCATGTTTAAGGCTTTACTTTTTTGGAAGAAACTACGGGATTCTTCAAACAAATCATCAAAGAAGTTAGCACCTATAAGTATTGTGGAAGAGTTATTTGAAGAAGGATCAGCTATGCTTGCAGAAAG ATTGGGAGGCGATGATACACCTGCTCAATCAACGTCTGGTCTTTTCAATTGTGCTATATGTCAAGTCGACCTTGCTGCCAGTGAAGGGATCTCGGTACACGCTGGTTCCATTTTCTCAACGAGTTCCAACCCTTGGCAAGGTCCTTTCCTCTGTGCGGATTGCCGAAACAAGAAAGATGCGATGGAAGGAAAACGCCCTAGCGGCTTCAAGTTTCCTTGA
- the LOC130807841 gene encoding probable protein phosphatase 2C 15 isoform X2 produces MALREARRHQWQEQGLIPLAALISKEMKNEKMEKPKISYGYAAQSKKGEDYYLVKTDCQRVPGNSSSTFSVFAIFDGHNGNAAAIYTRENLLNHVLAAIPRGISRDEWLHALPRALVAGFVKTDKEFQRRGETSGTTATFVIVDRWTVTVACVGDSRCVLDVQGGAVSDLTVDHRLEDNLEERQRVTASGGAVGRLSIVGGVEIGPLRCWPGGLCLSRSIGDLDVGEFIVPIPYVKQVKLSNVGGRLIIASDGIWDALSSEKTAKSCFGLPAELAARQVVKEALRSRGLRDDTTCLVVDIIPPENPVQLLPPPKKQSMFKALLFWKKLRDSSNKSSKKLAPISIVEELFEEGSAMLAERHLQGFGNKLLCLSINTTLPY; encoded by the exons ATGGCGTTAAGAGAAGCAAGAAGGCATCAATGGCAAGAACAAGGGCTTATACCACTTGCAGCTTTAATTAGTAAGGAAATGAAGAATGAGAAGATGGAGAAACCAAAAATTAGTTATGGTTATGCAGCACAATCTAAGAAAGGAGAGGATTATTACTTGGTTAAGACTGATTGTCAAAGAGTACCGGGCAATTCCTCTTCCACCTTTTCAGTATTTGCT ATTTTTGATGGGCATAATGGAAATGCTGCTGCCATATATACAAGAGAAAACTTACTAAATCATGTCTTAGCTGCAATCCCTCGCGGGATTAGTCGTGATGAATGGCTTCATGCCCTACCTCGAGCGCTAGTTGCGGGATTTGTTAAAACCGACAAGGAATTCCAGCGCAGAG GAGAAACATCTGGGACAACAGCGACATTCGTAATTGTGGACAGATGGACAGTTACTGTTGCATGTGTTGGTGATTCTCGTTGTGTATTAGATGTCCAGGGAGGTGCTGTTTCAGACTTAACTGTTGATCATAGGCTGGAAGATAATCTAGAAGA GAGACAGCGTGTGACCGCTAGTGGAGGTGCAGTTGGGAGGCTTAGTATTGTTGGAGGTGTAGAG ATAGGGCCACTTCGTTGCTGGCCGGGGGGCTTGTGCCTTTCTAGGTCAATTGGAGATCTGGATGTGGGAGAATTCATTGTACCAATTCCTTATGTGAAACAAGTGAAG CTATCAAATGTTGGTGGGAGACTCATCATTGCTTCCGATGGCATTTGGGATGCGCTATCATCGGAAAAGACCGCAAAATCATGCTTTGGTTTGCCCGCTGAACTTGCTGCTAGACAAGTTGTAAAG GAAGCATTACGTTCAAGGGGGCTCAGGGATGACACAACTTGCCTAGTTGTTGACATAATCCCGCCTGAAAATCCTGTGCAACTATTGCCTCCACCTAAAAAGCAAAGCATGTTTAAGGCTTTACTTTTTTGGAAGAAACTACGGGATTCTTCAAACAAATCATCAAAGAAGTTAGCACCTATAAGTATTGTGGAAGAGTTATTTGAAGAAGGATCAGCTATGCTTGCAGAAAG ACATCTACAAGGATTTGGTAACAAACTCCTATGTTTATCAATAAACACAACTCTGCCTTATTAG
- the LOC130807841 gene encoding probable protein phosphatase 2C 15 isoform X3 — protein sequence MALREARRHQWQEQGLIPLAALISKEMKNEKMEKPKISYGYAAQSKKGEDYYLVKTDCQRVPGNSSSTFSVFAIFDGHNGNAAAIYTRENLLNHVLAAIPRGISRDEWLHALPRALVAGFVKTDKEFQRRGETSGTTATFVIVDRWTVTVACVGDSRCVLDVQGGAVSDLTVDHRLEDNLEERQRVTASGGAVGRLSIVGGVEIGPLRCWPGGLCLSRSIGDLDVGEFIVPIPYVKQVKLSNVGGRLIIASDGIWDALSSEKTAKSCFGLPAELAARQVVKEALRSRGLRDDTTCLVVDIIPPENPVQLLPPPKKQSMFKALLFWKKLRDSSNKSSKKLAPISIVEELFEEGSAMLAER from the exons ATGGCGTTAAGAGAAGCAAGAAGGCATCAATGGCAAGAACAAGGGCTTATACCACTTGCAGCTTTAATTAGTAAGGAAATGAAGAATGAGAAGATGGAGAAACCAAAAATTAGTTATGGTTATGCAGCACAATCTAAGAAAGGAGAGGATTATTACTTGGTTAAGACTGATTGTCAAAGAGTACCGGGCAATTCCTCTTCCACCTTTTCAGTATTTGCT ATTTTTGATGGGCATAATGGAAATGCTGCTGCCATATATACAAGAGAAAACTTACTAAATCATGTCTTAGCTGCAATCCCTCGCGGGATTAGTCGTGATGAATGGCTTCATGCCCTACCTCGAGCGCTAGTTGCGGGATTTGTTAAAACCGACAAGGAATTCCAGCGCAGAG GAGAAACATCTGGGACAACAGCGACATTCGTAATTGTGGACAGATGGACAGTTACTGTTGCATGTGTTGGTGATTCTCGTTGTGTATTAGATGTCCAGGGAGGTGCTGTTTCAGACTTAACTGTTGATCATAGGCTGGAAGATAATCTAGAAGA GAGACAGCGTGTGACCGCTAGTGGAGGTGCAGTTGGGAGGCTTAGTATTGTTGGAGGTGTAGAG ATAGGGCCACTTCGTTGCTGGCCGGGGGGCTTGTGCCTTTCTAGGTCAATTGGAGATCTGGATGTGGGAGAATTCATTGTACCAATTCCTTATGTGAAACAAGTGAAG CTATCAAATGTTGGTGGGAGACTCATCATTGCTTCCGATGGCATTTGGGATGCGCTATCATCGGAAAAGACCGCAAAATCATGCTTTGGTTTGCCCGCTGAACTTGCTGCTAGACAAGTTGTAAAG GAAGCATTACGTTCAAGGGGGCTCAGGGATGACACAACTTGCCTAGTTGTTGACATAATCCCGCCTGAAAATCCTGTGCAACTATTGCCTCCACCTAAAAAGCAAAGCATGTTTAAGGCTTTACTTTTTTGGAAGAAACTACGGGATTCTTCAAACAAATCATCAAAGAAGTTAGCACCTATAAGTATTGTGGAAGAGTTATTTGAAGAAGGATCAGCTATGCTTGCAGAAAG ATGA